Within the Deinococcus cellulosilyticus NBRC 106333 = KACC 11606 genome, the region CCTCAAAGCAGGGTCGAGATGGTCCGAAAAGCCAAGTTCATCCGGCGTGGGAACCGTGCCAGAAAACTACAGGTTTCCCGTGCCAGAAAGTGGGGTTGGAGATGAACTGGGATGATTTTGATTCCCTTCCACCCCATCAGAAAGCTCTGCTTGCTGAAACTGTCCCTGAAGTCAAAGCCCTGGCCCGGCGAGAGGAAAGGCGTGAAATCCTTCTTGCCAAGATCACACTCGCAAGCTTTGAGAAACCCAACATCCCTGCACACCTCACGGAAGGAAGGGCAACGGCTCAGAAAATTGCAGAGCTGGAGAGCCTTTACGAGTGGGTGGTTTCTGGGAATGACAGTTCAACCTGGAGGACCAAATGACCCAGACCAAAGAGCGTGCTGGTTGGACCAAGCTTCACCAGCGTGGGCAGTGGCATTACGTGCGGGGTTCCTGGACCCTGTGCGGTCTGGCAGCTGCTCACCCGGACCTGCTGGTGTTCTCCGACCTCACCCCCTCTGCTGATCCTTCTTTTGCAACCAAGTGCCTCACCTGTGAACGCAGGTTCAACAAGGCACAGAAGGAAGCGAAGTGAGATCAGCAAATCGTGCTTTTGAAGTGGTGGTAGAGGACCCCACCATCGAAGAGATCCAGATGTCCCGGCAACTTTTGAAGCAGCAAGAACAGCGGTTCTGGCACAGGGTTGTGTACGGGGACCCGCAACCGCCAGCCCCACCGAAACCACCCCACCCCAGGAAAGCCCTTTTTCGGCGTCGCAAGAAACGCAACCAGAACAGGAGAAAAAGACCATGACCGTGACCCCTGAACCCCGAATCCCCATCATCCGCGTAGACTACCAGGCAGGCCATTTCTTCAACACCATGACCGGGGAGATCCTGCAGGAGATCCCTGGGGCGGTGATGATCAACTTCCAGAAAAACTGGGTGCTGTGGCCTGAGTGGACAGGCAAGCCCACCATGCCCATGTGTGTGGCTGGCAGTGACAAGACCAGAGGCAACTGTGAAGAGTGCAGGCTCAGGCAGTGGCAAGGGGACACCCCTCCCCGCTGCAGTGAAGAACTCAGTGTGGTCCTGCAGACGGGCAACATGCTGGTGCTGCTGGTGTCCCGTCGCGGCATGTCCAGACCCCTGGAGCAGTGGATCGAGATGCAGAACATCATGGGCAACCCCCTGCACGGTCAGGAACTCACCCTCAGGCTCATCAAGGACTACCGCAACTCGAATGCTGAGCTGCACAGGATCGCTGTGCTTCCGGGCCGCTTCCTGACTAAAGAGGAGTGTGAGGGAAATGTGCGGGTCCGTTCTCAGGGATATCCCGTAGAACTGGGTCTAAAAACTGTGCAGGAACAGGCTCCCAGCGAAGTGTAAACCCATCGTTACAAGTTAGTGGAGATCTCCATTTGCTGAGCTGAACCTTAGGCTAGGATGAAATCACCAGCGGAGCTGGAATTCATGAAACCCCAAAGTTCAGTTCAGCATCTCCAGGAAGGGGCAACCAAACATGGCCGGGCTGGAATGCGATAAATGTCTACAACCGACCCGTGTGATCGACAACGGGAAAACGGAAACAGACGCGGACGGACGGGTGATCTATCGGAGATACCGAGTATGCGCCAATCCCACATGTCCGATGTTCAGAATCCGCAGGGAGTCCGTGGAGTTGTGGCTCCCAGACGAGGGGAATCCGTTCAGGGTGTCAGCCAGAGAACTGAACCTCGTCGAAGAACCCGAAGAAGATCCCTGGCAACCGTCTCTGTGGCAGACATCCTCAGCAAAGCAGGAGTCAACACAGACACCCCAGAACCCCAAAGAACCACCTCCAAAGCGGAAATGACCGGATACCCGTACCTTCTGGCCCAGAGCCTCAGGGACTGCCAGTGGAAGATCAGCCAGGTGCTGCTCACCAACACGATGGACTGCAAGAGCCCCGATCCAGACCGCACCCTGAAGGTTGCCAGGTGGACCATCACTGAACGGGACTTCATGCGAATCCTGCACAACATGCAGGCACAGGATGTCTCCAAGATCCGCGAATACCTCTGGTACGAAAAGAACAAATGGGATGCCGCCACCCAGAGCCATGTGAGCATCCAGCCGGACTGGTCGATGGCCGCAGCAGCATTTGAAGACCTCTGGGCATCCCTCAAGGCTTACGGCTGTCTGAAACGCATCAGAGACTGAGAACAAGGAAACCTCAAGCCACCCCACGGGTGGTTTTTTTGTTGCCTGATTCACAACTGGAGATGTCCAAGAAGGACCCCTTGGAATTGCCTATCCTGAGTAAGACAAAGTATCCCGACCCCGAGAGCGATCTCGGGGTTTTGCTTTTGGGAGGAACCATGTGACTGCCACAGACGAACAGGAACGGATTCGCGTCCTGGAAGAGAAGGTGCAAGACCTCCGGGAATGGCGTCTCGCCAAGGAACTGGCAGAGAAATACAACCGCGAAATGCGTCCCAAAAGAAAGATCAACTGGAACACCGTTTTCACGGTGGGAGCCTACATTCTTCTGGCCCTGTCCCAGCTGCTGACAGGCAAAGGAAACTGACATGCTGAATGCCCTCAAAAACATCCTGATCGGCACTGCCCTCCGTCTGGCCGCAAACCTTCTGAAAAATCGCATCCAGAGCACCACAGGGCTGTCTGAGGTGGACAAACGAAACCTCTCTACCGCCATTGATGAGGTGGTCGAAGCCGTCACCCAGGTGTCCAAATGAGCAGGAGAGAAGCGATTGGTGGTGGCATCCTTGCCACCACTGCCCTGATCACCGGGGTGTTCACCATCTACGGGCCAAAGGCAAACTTCTGGCTGGAAGGGGCAAAGGCGTACCTGGGCATCAGTAGGGTGCTGGAGTGCAAGGCTGGACAGCCCTGCCCCAGCAACATGCAACGCTTCCGCTTCATTCTGGCTGCCATCCCCCTGGCCCACGAAGTCAGCGTGAAGACGGGTGTGCCCATGTCTGCCATGATCGCCCAGGCTGCTCTGGAAACCGGATATGGCAGCAGCTATCTGGCACGCACCCACAACAATTATTTCGGCATCAAGTGTAACGGCACCTGGGCGAAATGTGTATCAAGATTTGACACAGAGTACGTGAACGGTCAGAAAACCGGGTGGACCAGCCAGTTCCGTTCCTACACCAGTGCTGCAGGATCGTTTTACGATTACGCCACTTTCCTGAAGGTAAACCCCAGATATGCTGCAGCCTTCCAGAGCCGCAAGGATGGGAAGGAATTTGCCAGCAGGGTGGCCCGTGCAGGTTACGCCACCGATCCAGGCTATGCCAAGAAGCTGCACACCATCATTGATGGGCTTCGTCTAGAAGCCCTGAACGTGCCCCCCAGTGAATGGAAACTGGACCCTCTTTTCTGCAGTTCTTTTGACCAGAAAGCCAAGCTCTGCAAGGAGAAAAACTGATGTTCAAACAGACCAACCCCACACACCTGAAAATCGGGCGTGGCCTGATCCTCAGGCTGATTTACCTTGCTGCCAACAACAATGCTCTGAATCCTGACGCCCCGACCACCATGAACAAAACCATTCTGGTGATGTCGATGGAAGACCTGCAGATGCTGCCCAGTGAAAATGACCTGCGGTCCAACA harbors:
- a CDS encoding glycoside hydrolase family 73 protein; its protein translation is MSRREAIGGGILATTALITGVFTIYGPKANFWLEGAKAYLGISRVLECKAGQPCPSNMQRFRFILAAIPLAHEVSVKTGVPMSAMIAQAALETGYGSSYLARTHNNYFGIKCNGTWAKCVSRFDTEYVNGQKTGWTSQFRSYTSAAGSFYDYATFLKVNPRYAAAFQSRKDGKEFASRVARAGYATDPGYAKKLHTIIDGLRLEALNVPPSEWKLDPLFCSSFDQKAKLCKEKN